The following proteins come from a genomic window of Lachnoclostridium phytofermentans ISDg:
- a CDS encoding ABC transporter substrate-binding protein: protein MKKSKLFVALLLVSSLVFSGCGSKEDKGNNTTPGNGGENPGNSSSSNKGEVYVYNWGEYIDPDVKKMFEDETGIKLIYQEFELNEDMYPIIKTGAVNYDVVCPSDYMIEKMIQENLLAEINFDNIPNITNIDEMYLKTAESFDPGNKYSVPYCWGTVGILYNKTMVDGPVDSWSVLFDEKYKNDILMIDSVRDAFMVALTYLGYDQNTTDEKELDAARDLLKKQYPLVQAYVVDQVRDKMIGEEAALGVIYSGEAIYTKRENENLEYVVPKEGSNVWIDGWVIPKNSKNKENAEAWINFMCRPDIALKNFEYITYSTPNKAARELIEDEDIKNSQVAFPDASILDRCKSFKYLGEDMENIYVKKWNDVKY, encoded by the coding sequence CTTTTTGTAGCGCTCCTTCTTGTAAGCTCACTGGTATTCTCCGGTTGTGGCTCCAAGGAAGACAAAGGTAATAATACTACTCCGGGAAATGGAGGGGAAAATCCAGGAAACAGCAGTTCTTCCAATAAAGGCGAAGTCTATGTTTACAACTGGGGTGAATATATTGACCCTGATGTTAAAAAAATGTTTGAAGACGAGACTGGTATTAAATTAATCTATCAGGAATTCGAATTAAACGAGGACATGTATCCTATCATTAAAACCGGTGCAGTAAATTATGATGTTGTTTGCCCTTCTGATTATATGATCGAGAAAATGATTCAGGAAAACTTACTTGCTGAAATTAATTTTGATAATATTCCAAACATTACAAACATCGATGAAATGTATTTAAAAACAGCGGAAAGTTTTGATCCAGGCAATAAATACAGTGTTCCTTATTGTTGGGGTACGGTTGGTATTCTTTATAACAAAACTATGGTAGACGGACCAGTTGATAGTTGGAGCGTATTATTTGATGAAAAGTACAAAAATGATATCTTAATGATTGATAGCGTTCGTGATGCTTTCATGGTAGCATTAACCTATCTTGGTTACGACCAAAACACAACAGATGAGAAAGAATTAGATGCTGCTAGAGATTTATTAAAAAAACAGTATCCATTAGTTCAAGCATACGTTGTTGACCAGGTTCGTGACAAGATGATTGGTGAAGAGGCCGCTCTTGGTGTTATCTACTCTGGTGAAGCAATTTACACAAAACGTGAGAATGAAAATCTTGAATATGTGGTGCCAAAGGAAGGCTCTAACGTTTGGATTGATGGTTGGGTAATTCCTAAGAATAGTAAGAATAAAGAAAATGCAGAAGCATGGATTAACTTTATGTGCCGTCCTGACATTGCATTAAAGAACTTTGAATATATTACTTATTCTACACCAAACAAAGCAGCCAGAGAATTAATTGAAGACGAAGACATTAAGAACAGCCAAGTTGCTTTCCCTGATGCGTCTATACTTGATCGCTGTAAGTCTTTCAAATATCTTGGCGAAGATATGGAAAATATCTATGTGAAAAAGTGGAATGATGTAAAATATTAA